ATCAATGAGATTAGAAAGGATATTTATAATATTTTATAGAAAATAAAGAAAAAAGTTTTTAAGCTAAAAATATATAAAAAAGAGCAAAACTTAAAAAGGGGAGAAAATAAAAACTTTATAGTAAAAAAGGTGAATAATATGCCAGAAAAAGAACATTTAAACTTAGTTGTAATAGGCCATGTAGATTTCTGAAAGATTAAAAATCTTTCAGACTATAACATGGAAAAAGTACCACAATGGGACATTTCCTATATTTAATAGGAGCTGTTGATGAAAGAACTATAGCTGCTTATGAAGAAGAAGCTAAAAGACTTGGAAAAGAAACTTTTAAATATGCATGGGTTCTTGATAGAATAAAAGAAGAAAGAGAAAGAGGATTAACAATAGATCTAGCTCATTCAAAATTTGAAACAAATAAATATTACTTTACATTAATAGATGCCCCTGGACATAGAGACTTTATCAAAAATATGATTACAGGTGCAAGTCAAGCAGATGCAGCTATCTTAGTTGTTTCTGCAAAGAAAGGAGAGTATGAAACAGGAATAAGTCCTGGTGGACAAACAAGAGAACATGCTTTTCTTGCATTTATGCTTGGAATAAAGCAACTTATTGTATTAATAAATAAAATGGACGATACTACTGTTAATTGGAGTAAAGAAAGATATGGAGAGTGCAAACAAGGCGTTACAGATTTATTAAAAACTATTGGTTATAATGTTGCTAAGGTAAATATCATTCCTGTTTCAGGATGGACAGGAGATAACCTCATAGAAAGAAGTAAGAACATGCCATGGTACGCCGGCCCAACTTTACTTGAAGCATTAGATTTATTCGAAATACCTCCTAAACCTATAGACAAACCATTAAGAATACCAATTCAAGCAGTTTATTCTATTAAAGGTGTTGGGACAGTTCCAGTTGGTAGAGTTGAAACAGGTATTTTAAAACCTGGAGATATGGTTATAATAGAACCTGGAGGATTTAAAGCAGAAGTAAAATCAATCGAAATGCATCATCAATCAATACCACAAGCAATTCCAGGAGATAATATTGGATTTAACATAAAAGGAGTTGAAAAAACTCAACTTAGAAGAGGAATGGTTGTAGGACCTCTAAATAATCCACCAACTGTAGCTAAAGAATTCATTGCTCAAATAATAGTTATTTATCACCCAACAGCCATAGCTGTTGGGTATACCCCGGTAATGCATATCCATACTGCTCAAATAGCTACAAAATTTGTAGAATTAATTTCTAAAATAGATGCTAGAACTGGACAAATCGTTGAAAAATCTCCTAAATTCTTAAAAACCGGAGACGCTGCTTTAGTTAAACTTAGACCAGCAACTCCAATAGCAGCAGAGCCTTATGCAGTTTTTCCAGAACTTGGAAGGTTTGCTATAAGAGATTCGGGAATGACTATAGCAGCTGGAGTAATAAAAGAAATTACTGAAAAAGGTTAGAATAATTTAATTAAATTTAAAAATAATCTTTAAAAAACATAAAAATATTATTGGAATATCTAACAAATATTAATAAAAAAAGCTATATAGTGCTTTATCTCGTTTAAAAAAAGATAACTATGGCTCAAAAAATTAGGATAAAGCTTTTTAGTACAGATAAAGATAAGCTTGAAATGGTATGTCAGCAAATACGAGAAACAGCTGAAAAAACAGGTACGAAAATTTCTGGACCTATACCGCTTCCTCGCAAATGTTTAATTCTTCCAGTAAGAAAATCTCCTTGTGGAGAAGGGACAGCTACGTGGAATAGATATGAGATGAGAATACATAGAAGACTTATAGAATTGAGCATATCTGATGCAAGAGTTATGAGACAATTAATGAGAATACAAATACCTGAAGAAGTAAGTATTGAAATGACTGTTAGTTAAAAAATAAAAGAATTTTAAGATTATACTTTTTTAAAAAATTTTAAAATCCAAAAAATTCCATTAAAGAAATGGAAAACTTTTAGTAATAGTATTTATAAGAACAGTTATATAAAATAAACTTAGAGAGATAATTGCAGCTCTTTCCAATTTAATTCTTTTACTATGAGATATGGCTGTTGTAAGTAATAAAATAGATATGGCTTGAACTAATAATACGAAAATACTTTCAATAAAATAAAAATCTGGAGTACCTTGAGGTGGAAAAATTCCAATTTTAAATTTTCTATCGATAAGAAAAACTCCAGGTAAAATTGATAATGGAAGCATAGATATTATTACCAAAGCTAAAAATCTGAAATTATCTCCCCTTCCACCTAAAATATGAGATGCTAGCACACAATACCCCCAAGAAAAAAGAATGCTAAAAAGAATTTTAGCTAAATATAATTCAGCTCCAAATCCAGGAGAATATGTAAGATACATTATTTGTAAATCAAATCTAGCATAAAGAAAAACAAGTGATAAAAAGCCAATGGATAAAATGGATGTTAAAGAACATAAAACTTTATTTTCATATATTGGTATAAAAAGCCATACAGGATAAAGGATATTTGAAAGAATATTTTTCAAATTGCTTGGAATTTTTATCATATTAGAATATTCTAATGAGCCACTTTCTTTTAATTGTTTATAAATAATTTTTCCTTCTTCGCTTAGAAAATAATTTCTTTTATCATCTTGTTGCACAAACTTTCCCAATTGTCTTAAATTATAATATAATGAACCAGTACTAATATGCAATTTCTCTTTAAGAGCAGTAGCTCCAATATATTCATTATCACCAATAGTTATTAAAATACGTTTTCTAATAGGATGTTTAAGAATTGATGAAGTTTCATCTTTTTCTAAAACCATTAAATAGCCTCCAATTTCTATTATAAATTTTTATCTTCCTCTTATATAACTATATTTTTATATAAAAAATTTATCTTGAAGCAAGAGCTACGCGTTCCAACTCATATTTTTTCCTTAAAGAATAACATTTAGCATCATTTTGAGAAGCCATTATTATTTCATCCGCTAAACATTCTTCTACTGTTTTTCTATTTCTCCAACTTGCTTCTCTAGCTGCATCAGTAATATATCTTAATGCAAGGTCTACTCTTCTTTGAGGTGACAAATCAACAGCTTTATAATAAATTACTCCTCCATAACTTAACCTCGTTACATCTTCTCTTGGTGCTGCATTTTCAATAGCTCTTACAAGTACTTCGATAGGATTTTTGCCAGTTTTTAAATAAATTATTTCTAAAGCATTTTTAACTATTTTTAATGCTTTAGATTTCTTTCCTCCAGCTCTTCCAGGTTTCATTAAATTGTTTATAAGCCTTTCAATAATATTTACTTTAGATTTCCCAAATCTTCTATGCTCATGTCTTCCTCCAGAGTGTGGAATTACTACAGGTTTTAAACATATATACCTTTCTAATCCTGGATCAAGTACTTTTATATTGCTTATATCCCATTTTCCAAATATTTTTATTTCTTCGCTCATTCTTATCTTTCCTAATTCTAAAAAAGCTTTAATATAAAAATTTATTTAAAAAATAAGTTAAAAGTAATTAGAAAAACTTTAATTTTATATCATTTATCTTTTTGGTTTCTTAACTTTTCCAATCACTAATAAATTAAGCGGTACTCCATTAACTAATTCTACTTTATATCTAACACCTGGTAAATCTCCATAAGCTTTTCCTTGTGGGCCACCTATACCACTTATAATTACTTCATCATGCTCATCTACAACATTTAAAGAACCATCGCCTGGAAGAAAAGCTGTAACAGTTTTTCCATTTTTAATTAATTGTACTCTTACACATTTTCTAACAGCAGAGTTTGGTTGCCTAGATTCTATTCCAACTTTCTGAATAACTATTCCTCTAGCCATTGGAGCACCTTCAAGAGGGTCAGTTTTATATTTTAGCATAAGCATTCTATTTCTATATTCTCTTTCTTTCCATCTAAATTTTTTTCTTATTTTTCTAAGTTTTCTAGCTGATAATAAACCTCTTCCCATATTTTATCGAAAAGAAAAATAAGAAACTAGTTTTTAAAATTTTCATTAAAATATAGTTTTAAAAAAAGATTAACTTATATAACAACTATTTTATCAACATTATGATGCCTTCTTGCTAAACATCTAACTAATTCTATTGTTTTTCCATTTTTTCCTATTGCAAGTCCTTTTTGATTAGGATCGATGGTTACAACAACCATTTTTTTCCCATTAGGTTTTTCTGTTAATCTTAAATCAGTTACTTTTGCAGGTAAAAGAGCATTTTTAATAAAAGTTGCAGTATCTTGAGAATACTCAATTATTTTAAGTTTCTTTTTAATCAAATAAGAAAATTGTTTTATTTTTTTCCCTCCATTTTGAAGAAGATATTTTAATTTACCGTTTTCTATTACAAAAACAATTAATTCTTCATTTTCTATACAATCCATTACTGGAATATTTAACATTGCTTCAA
The DNA window shown above is from Nitrososphaerota archaeon and carries:
- the rpsJ gene encoding 30S ribosomal protein S10, producing MAQKIRIKLFSTDKDKLEMVCQQIRETAEKTGTKISGPIPLPRKCLILPVRKSPCGEGTATWNRYEMRIHRRLIELSISDARVMRQLMRIQIPEEVSIEMTVS
- a CDS encoding 30S ribosomal protein S7 produces the protein MSEEIKIFGKWDISNIKVLDPGLERYICLKPVVIPHSGGRHEHRRFGKSKVNIIERLINNLMKPGRAGGKKSKALKIVKNALEIIYLKTGKNPIEVLVRAIENAAPREDVTRLSYGGVIYYKAVDLSPQRRVDLALRYITDAAREASWRNRKTVEECLADEIIMASQNDAKCYSLRKKYELERVALASR
- a CDS encoding 30S ribosomal protein S12, yielding MGRGLLSARKLRKIRKKFRWKEREYRNRMLMLKYKTDPLEGAPMARGIVIQKVGIESRQPNSAVRKCVRVQLIKNGKTVTAFLPGDGSLNVVDEHDEVIISGIGGPQGKAYGDLPGVRYKVELVNGVPLNLLVIGKVKKPKR
- a CDS encoding NusA-like transcription termination signal-binding factor is translated as MNEGLKLTDKEIRYISLFEAMLNIPVMDCIENEELIVFVIENGKLKYLLQNGGKKIKQFSYLIKKKLKIIEYSQDTATFIKNALLPAKVTDLRLTEKPNGKKMVVVTIDPNQKGLAIGKNGKTIELVRCLARRHHNVDKIVVI